The following coding sequences lie in one Sorghum bicolor cultivar BTx623 chromosome 6, Sorghum_bicolor_NCBIv3, whole genome shotgun sequence genomic window:
- the LOC8070976 gene encoding recQ-mediated genome instability protein 1, with amino-acid sequence MRRRNQVVHSDSDGEGMTTTTTSASVSASVASGGVSGSGSGSVGRPSPPNPSPLPAPFPSLSPSSAPFVISDDDEEVDEIVDPDGDSPIIDAPEVFSPPAPPARAAPAPPPLTTPSQTPIPTPPPSQTPIPTPPPARTPIPTPPPARTPTPTPTPPTARTPTPTPPLARTPASTAPPHPSPLSGRLRPVDEFLLRLGLRLRPDWLESCAAGIPGFDGLGGAEAQARRCFEQFLFADMNSCGAGVLPEGVGGMHAEFLDGPFVLQVDEIVNISAPLKERYREAPAGPKRCLKLSMTDGVQRIFGMEYRPIKDLAVLAPAGLKIIIRNVHTRRGLLMLVPEAVEILGGVVDELEEARERLVSEVNKPPRGKSKQGGLPLSSRATRAAWPSSTNITNGGEQGISMQRSVNSSYPTGSGNAFQVGGATETVVEELVSPPVGNTVREINMQGLYASLTRETTETSMHTTHSPPVVNTVQGINMQGLHASLTRKTTETSMHTTHSPPVVTTVQGINMQGLHASLTRETTETSMHTTHNYDPTHIIERSTGTIMEECVDPPIIANNVHEQMQRVQSANVVEGVQSPNVGKINEMEQSFILSGENEEPFTYIYSMLINWGRQQDTKAYIKGKIKGLITSVKSFQYKQCTKYELYVYIDDGSFISEAFIDSDIVNNMLGLSPGEVTAALSGQFEFASPSEVKETLKRFQRFLVKFEGMMIIELNKNSSIPVVRELNEGCSSSTAWLLLRRLKTVSSQKRVQTLDIMDTTP; translated from the exons ATGAGGCGCCGGAACCAAGTCGTGCATTCCGACTCCGACGGCGAGGGCATGACCACCACCACAACCTCTGCCTCGGTTTCGGCCTCCGTCGCTAGCGGCGGCGTCAGCGGCAGCGGAAGCGGAAGCGTCGGCCGGCCCTCCCCACCAAACCCCAGCCCCCTCCCAGCCCCCTTCCCCTCACTCTCTCCGTCCTCTGCTCCCTTCGTCATctccgatgacgacgaggaggtCGACGAGATCGTGGACCCCGACGGGGACTCCCCTATCATCGACGCCCCCGAGGTCTTCTCTCCGCCGGCTCCTCCCGCGCGCGCTGCTCCCGCTCCCCCTCCTCTCACTACCCCGTCCCAGACCCCAATCCCGACTCCACCTCCGTCCCAGACCCCAATCCCGACTCCGCCTCCGGCCCGGACCCCAATCCCGACTCCACCTCCGGCCCGGACCCCAACCCCCACCCCCACTCCGCCTACGGCCCGGACACCAACCCCGACTCCGCCTCTGGCGCGGACCCCGGCCTCAACAGCGCCTCCGCACCCGTCTCCGCTGAGCGGGCGGTTGCGGCCGGTGGACGAGTTCCTGCTGCGGCTCGGGCTGCGTCTGCGGCCGGACTGGCTCGAGTCCTGCGCTGCGGGGATTCCCGGGTTCGACGGCCTCGGTGGTGCGGAAGCGCAGGCCAGGCGGTGCTTCGAGCAGTTCCTCTTCGCCGACATGAACTCCTGCGGGGCCGGGGTGCTGCCGGAGGGCGTTGGGGGCATGCATGCTGAGTTCCTTGATGGCCCCTTCGTGCTTCAG GTTGATGAAATTGTCAATATTTCAGCTCCTTTAAAGGAAAGATATCGAGAAGCACCGGCAGGACCCAAAAGATGTTTAAAACTATCTATGACAGATGGCGTTCAACGAATATTTGGAATGGAATACAGACCcatcaaagatctggcagttcTTGCTCCTGCTGGTTTAAAG ATTATTATAAGGAATGTACACACAAGGAGGGGCCTTCTTATGCTAGTTCCTGAGGCTGTTGAGATTCTTGGTGGTGTAGTTGACGAATTGGAAGAAGCACGTGAAAGACTTGTTTCTGAAGTAAACAAACCACCTCGTGGCAAAAG TAAACAGGGCGGATTACCTTTATCTTCAAGAGCCACGCGAGCTGCCTggccatctagtaccaatattACAAATGGTGGTGAGCAAGGGATCTCAATGCAAAGATCAGTTAATTCCTCTTATCCAACAGGATCAG GTAATGCTTTCCAGGTTGGTGGAGCTACAGAAACAGTGGTTGAAGAGCTTGTTAGCCCTCCTGTAGGAAACACTGTCCGAGAAATCAACATGCAGGGCCTATATGCTTCTCTTACCAGGGAAACTACTGAAACTTCTATGCATACTACCCATAGCCCTCCTGTAGTAAACACTGTCCAAGGAATCAACATGCAGGGCCTACATGCTTCTCTTACCAGGAAAACTACTGAAACTTCTATGCATACTACCCATAGCCCTCCTGTAGTAACCACTGTCCAAGGAATCAACATGCAGGGCCTACATGCTTCTCTTACCAGGGAAACTACTGAAACTTCTATGCATACTACCCATAACTATGATCCCACTCATATCATTGAAAGAAGTACAGGGACCATCATGGAAGAATGTGTCGATCCTCCTATTATAGCAAACAATGTCCATGAACAAATGCAGCGAGTCCAATCAGCTAACGTTGTGGAGGGTGTACAGTCTCCAAATGTTGGCAAGATCAATGAGATGGAACAGTCTTTCATTCTAAGTGGTGAAAATGAAGAACCATTTACGTACATATACAGCATGCTTATTAACTGGGGTAGACAACAGGACACAAAAGCCTACATAAAAGGAAAAATCAAG GGTCTGATCACTTCTGTCAAAAGTTTTCAATATAAACAATGCACCAAATATGAGCTTTATGTATATATAGATGATGGGAGTTTCATTTCAGAGGCCTTCATTGACAGTGAT ATTGTGAATAACATGCTTGGTCTTTCTCCTGGAGAGGTTACTGCTGCTCTTTCTGGTCAATTTGAGTTTGCATCACCCAGTGAAGTGAAAGAAACTTTGAAACGGTTTCAGAGGTTTTTGGTGAAATTCGAG GGAATGATGATTATTGAGTTAAACAAAAACTCTTCTATTCCTGTCGTACGTGAGCTGAACGAAGGTTGCTCAAGTTCTACTGCATGGCTTCTGCTCCGAAGGCTGAAAACAGTTTCTTCTCAAAAGCGCGTGCAAACTCTGGATATTATGGACACCACTCCATGA
- the LOC8070973 gene encoding probable metal-nicotianamine transporter YSL5 isoform X1: MTPAETSPPAPYPRASHSVSAPLLLQDPTTQATPPWREQLTLRGIAVAAALGALLCVVIHRLNLTVGVIPALNVASGLLAFFLAAAWRAAAGRLGFGRGTPFTRQENTVIQTCAIACAGLAFSGCSASYIFAMDRKTYELVGPDYPGNRAEDVRDPSLGWMISFLFLIALVGPFSIVLLRKVMVIDYKLTFPGGTATALMINSLHGKTEGDLAGKKVHCLVKYMGISFVWSFFKWFFSGVGDSCGFDNFPTFGIEAFKNTFYFDFSPSYVGFGLICPHIVNCSVFLGSVISWGFLWPFISAQAGHWYPDNLGNSDFRGLYGYKVFIGISIILGDGLYNLVKIFVVIAREFCSMQSKKRDLPVQALEAEDDGSCEQLAEEKLQTEVFLKDSISPWFAASGYIVLAAISTATVPTIFPQLKWYLVILCYFLAPAIAFCNSYGMGLTNLNLAPTYGKIGLFAFASLVGSDGGGVIAGLAACGIIMSIACSTADLMQDFKSAYLTLSSPRSMFIAQLIGIALGCVIAPLTLWLFWTAFDIGDPDGEYKAPFAIMFREMAILGIEGFSALPLHCLDICYAAFFLALAISLLKDVAPANVSRFIPIPIAMAAPFYVGAYFGVDMFIGTVILYVWQKLNREEADGYAVAVASGLICGDGIWSIPSAVLSILGVVPPICMSFKPSSAPRHAEWTSRGHLPCSEAHSTRQKGAETSSGRRWAAMEMLSMLKAGYTILRSETPATDLVNTFMDWAARRSLVLLAIFLPPYYIYKLTTSAFAAAVPEDVAGKVVLITGASSGIGEQIAYQYAKKGARLALVARRVGSLHDVATRAKDVGSPDVLVVAGDVANLEDCQRFVQATVEHFGRLDHLVNNAGVAYVCWFEEVPDVADLKQVLAVNFWGAVYPTHCALPHLKKSGGKIFANSSAAAMLAMPRMSFYNASKAAVLNFFETLRIELHDEVGITIATPGWIESEMTKGKHLSKEGTVEVDQDTRDAQVGLFPVLHAARCAEAIVDAICRGRRHLTVPLWYRALFLWRTLTPEVTDLSQRLFYGRTAGGHSNQAKAKRLLEFTGAKGVLQPASLHNSDIKRE, encoded by the exons ATGACGCCCGCGGAGACCTCGCCGCCGGCGCCATATCCCCGTGCTTCTCACTCTGTCTCAGCCCCGCTCCTCCTACAAGACCCCACAACCCAGGCCACGCCGCCTTGGAGGGAGCAGCTCACCCTCCGTGGCATCgccgtggcggcggcgctgggcgCGCTGCTCTGCGTGGTAATCCACCGCCTCAACCTCACCGTCGGGGTCATACCGGCTCTGAACGTCGCCTCGGGCCTCCTCGCCTTCTTCCTCGCGGCGGCGTGGCGTGCTGCCGCCGGGAGGCTAGGGTTTGGCCGCGGGACGCCCTTCACGCGGCAGGAGAACACCGTCATCCAGACGTGCGCCATAGCATGCGCCGGCCTCGCGTTTAGCG GGTGTTCCGCCTCCTACATCTTTGCTATGGACAGGAAGACTTATGAGCTCGTGGGACCAGACTATCCCGGTAATCGAGCAGAAGATGTTAGAGATCCTTCACTTGGCTGGATGATCAGCTTTTTGTTCCTCATTGCTCTCGTTGGGCCATTTAGCATTGTCTTGCTTCGAAAG GTAATGGTGATTGATTACAAGCTTACATTCCCTGGTGGGACAGCTACAGCTTTGATGATCAACAGCTTGCATGGGAAAACGGAAGGTGATCTTGCAGG GAAAAAGGTGCACTGCCTTGTAAAATACATGGGCATTAGTTTTGTCTGGAGCTTCTTTAAGTGGTTCTTTAGTGGTGTTGGTGACTCTTGTGGTTTCGACAATTTCCCAACATTTGGGATTGAAGCTTTTAAAAACAC GTTTTATTTCGACTTCAGTCCTAGTTATGTTGGGTTTGGTCTTATTTGCCCTCATATCGTGAACTGCTCAGTTTTCCTTGGGTCAGTCATATCCTGGGGCTTTCTTTGGCCATTTATCAGTGCACAAGCTGGTCATTGGTACCCAGATAACCTTGGTAACAGTGATTTCAGAGGCCTGTATGGTTATAAG GTCTTCATAGGCATTTCTATCATACTTGGAGATGGCCTATACAACTTGGTTAAGATATTTGTTGTCATTGCTAGGGAATTCTGCAGTATGCAATCAAAAAAACGTGATCTGCCTGTTCAAGCTCTGGAAGCGGAAG ATGACGGGAGTTGTGAACAATTAGCAGAAGAGAAACTACAAACAGAGGTATTCCTCAAAGATAGTATATCTCCTTGGTTTGCTGCTTCTGGTTACATTGTCCTGGCAGCAATATCCACCGCCACTGTGCCCACCATATTTCCCCAGCTCAAGTGGTACCTTGTCATCTTGTGCTACTTCCTTGCTCCTGCCATTGCGTTCTGCAACTCCTATGGAATGGGCCTCACCAACCTGAACCTTGCCCCCACCTACGGCAAGATTGGCCTCTTCGCATTCGCCTCGCTTGTCGGCAGTGATGGCGGTGGAGTCATCGCTGGCCTTGCAGCTTGTGGCATCATAATGTCCATTGCCTGCTCCACAGCAGATCTAATGCAGGACTTCAAGAGCGCGTACCTGACCCTCTCCTCGCCGCGGTCAATGTTCATTGCCCAGCTGATCGGCATTGCGCTCGGGTGTGTCATAGCTCCACTGACGCTGTGGCTTTTCTGGACAGCCTTCGACATCGGCGACCCTGACGGAGAGTACAAAGCGCCCTTTGCCATCATGTTCCGGGAAATGGCCATCCTCGGTATCGAGGGCTTCTCCGCTCTGCCATTGCACTGCCTTGACATCTGCTACGCTGCCTTCTTCCTCGCCTTGGCCATCAGTCTCCTCAAGGACGTGGCACCCGCAAATGTGTCCAGGttcatccccataccgattgctaTGGCTGCACCGTTCTATGTCGGCGCCTACTTTGGCGTGGACATGTTCATAGGCACAGTGATCTTGTACGTCTGGCAGAAGCTGAACCGGGAGGAGGCTGATGGTTACGCAGTGGCTGTGGCGTCCGGGCTGATCTGTGGAGATGGGATCTGGAGCATCCCTTCTGCTGTTCTGTCCATCCTGGGAGTTGTTCCACCCATCTGCATGTCCTTCAAGCCTTCCTCTGCTCCCAG GCATGCCGAATGGACCAGCAGAGGCCACCTGCCTTGTTCAGAAGCTCACAG CACAAGGCAGAAGGGTGCAGAGACGAGCAGCGGCAGAAGGTGGGCAGCCATGGAGATGCTGAGCATGCTGAAGGCAGGGTACACCATCCTGCGCAGCGAGACGCCGGCGACCGACCTCGTCAACACCTTCATGGACTGGGCGGCGCGAAGGTCCCTTGTGCTCCTGGCCATCTTCCTCCCGCCGTACTACATCTACAAGCTCACCACGTCGGCGTTCGCTGCTGCCGTGCCAGAGGATGTTGCAGGGAAGGTCGTGCTCATCACCGGCGCCTCCTCCGGCATCGGCGAG CAAATAGCTTACCAGTACGCAAAGAAAGGAGCAAGACTGGCGCTAGTGGCGAGAAGGGTGGGCAGCCTGCATGATGTCGCAACGAGAGCGAAGGATGTTGGCTCACCAGACGTTCTGGTTGTTGCCGGGGACGTTGCAAATCTGGAGGATTGCCAGAGGTTTGTGCAGGCCACAGTCGAACATTTCGGCCGAT TGGATCATCTTGTGAACAATGCTGGTGTGGCATATGTCTGCTGGTTTGAGGAAGTACCAGATGTTGCTGATTTGAAACAAGTCCTG GCCGTGAACTTCTGGGGCGCAGTTTATCCAACCCACTGTGCTCTTCCCCATCTGAAGAAGAGTGGTGGGAAGATCTTCGCCAACTCTTCGGCTGCGGCAATGCTGGCAATGCCAAGAATGAGCTTCTACAAT GCTAGCAAGGCTGCCGTCCTCAACTTCTTTGAGACCCTGCGGATCGAACTCCATGACGAGGTCGGCATCACGATCGCTACTCCTGGGTGGATTGAGTCGGAGATGACGAAAGGGAAGCACCTGTCGAAGGAAGGGACAGTGGAGGTCGATCAAGACACGAGGGAC GCTCAGGTGGGCTTGTTCCCGGTGTTGCACGCCGCCCGGTGCGCTGAGGCCATCGTGGATGCCATCTGCCGTGGCCGGCGCCACCTCACTGTGCCATTGTGGTACCGGGCGCTGTTCCTGTGGCGGACGCTCACGCCCGAGGTGACAGACTTGAGCCAGAGACTGTTCTACGGCCGGACCGCCGGTGGCCACAGTAACCAGGCAAAGGCCAAGAGGTTGCTGGAGTTCACCGGCGCCAAAGGTGTGCTCCAGCCGGCGTCGCTGCACAACTCGGATATCAAACGGGAGTAG
- the LOC8070973 gene encoding probable metal-nicotianamine transporter YSL5 isoform X2, translating into MTPAETSPPAPYPRASHSVSAPLLLQDPTTQATPPWREQLTLRGIAVAAALGALLCVVIHRLNLTVGVIPALNVASGLLAFFLAAAWRAAAGRLGFGRGTPFTRQENTVIQTCAIACAGLAFSGCSASYIFAMDRKTYELVGPDYPGNRAEDVRDPSLGWMISFLFLIALVGPFSIVLLRKVMVIDYKLTFPGGTATALMINSLHGKTEGDLAGKKVHCLVKYMGISFVWSFFKWFFSGVGDSCGFDNFPTFGIEAFKNTFYFDFSPSYVGFGLICPHIVNCSVFLGSVISWGFLWPFISAQAGHWYPDNLGNSDFRGLYGYKVFIGISIILGDGLYNLVKIFVVIAREFCSMQSKKRDLPVQALEAEDDGSCEQLAEEKLQTEVFLKDSISPWFAASGYIVLAAISTATVPTIFPQLKWYLVILCYFLAPAIAFCNSYGMGLTNLNLAPTYGKIGLFAFASLVGSDGGGVIAGLAACGIIMSIACSTADLMQDFKSAYLTLSSPRSMFIAQLIGIALGCVIAPLTLWLFWTAFDIGDPDGEYKAPFAIMFREMAILGIEGFSALPLHCLDICYAAFFLALAISLLKDVAPANVSRFIPIPIAMAAPFYVGAYFGVDMFIGTVILYVWQKLNREEADGYAVAVASGLICGDGIWSIPSAVLSILGVVPPICMSFKPSSAPRHAEWTSRGHLPCSEAHSTRQKGAETSSGRRWAAMEMLSMLKAGYTILRSETPATDLVNTFMDWAARRSLVLLAIFLPPYYIYKLTTSAFAAAVPEDVAGKVVLITGASSGIGEHLAYEYAKRGAYLALVARREASLREVGDVALGLGSPGVLVLPADVSKPQDCESFIDDTIRYYGRLDHLVNNASVWKVCKFEEIEDVSHFRALMDINFWGHVYPTRLAIPHLKRSHGRIVGVTSNSSYIFIGRNTFYNASKAAALNFYDTLRMELGGDIRITEVVPGVVESEITKGKMLTKEGEMKVDQDERDAILGPTPAEPVGDFARTVVRDVCRGARYVFEPRWYMGVYLLRACIPEVLAWNSRLLTVDRVGASTTDTLGKWLLDLPGVRRVAQPPSLRSPEIKEQ; encoded by the exons ATGACGCCCGCGGAGACCTCGCCGCCGGCGCCATATCCCCGTGCTTCTCACTCTGTCTCAGCCCCGCTCCTCCTACAAGACCCCACAACCCAGGCCACGCCGCCTTGGAGGGAGCAGCTCACCCTCCGTGGCATCgccgtggcggcggcgctgggcgCGCTGCTCTGCGTGGTAATCCACCGCCTCAACCTCACCGTCGGGGTCATACCGGCTCTGAACGTCGCCTCGGGCCTCCTCGCCTTCTTCCTCGCGGCGGCGTGGCGTGCTGCCGCCGGGAGGCTAGGGTTTGGCCGCGGGACGCCCTTCACGCGGCAGGAGAACACCGTCATCCAGACGTGCGCCATAGCATGCGCCGGCCTCGCGTTTAGCG GGTGTTCCGCCTCCTACATCTTTGCTATGGACAGGAAGACTTATGAGCTCGTGGGACCAGACTATCCCGGTAATCGAGCAGAAGATGTTAGAGATCCTTCACTTGGCTGGATGATCAGCTTTTTGTTCCTCATTGCTCTCGTTGGGCCATTTAGCATTGTCTTGCTTCGAAAG GTAATGGTGATTGATTACAAGCTTACATTCCCTGGTGGGACAGCTACAGCTTTGATGATCAACAGCTTGCATGGGAAAACGGAAGGTGATCTTGCAGG GAAAAAGGTGCACTGCCTTGTAAAATACATGGGCATTAGTTTTGTCTGGAGCTTCTTTAAGTGGTTCTTTAGTGGTGTTGGTGACTCTTGTGGTTTCGACAATTTCCCAACATTTGGGATTGAAGCTTTTAAAAACAC GTTTTATTTCGACTTCAGTCCTAGTTATGTTGGGTTTGGTCTTATTTGCCCTCATATCGTGAACTGCTCAGTTTTCCTTGGGTCAGTCATATCCTGGGGCTTTCTTTGGCCATTTATCAGTGCACAAGCTGGTCATTGGTACCCAGATAACCTTGGTAACAGTGATTTCAGAGGCCTGTATGGTTATAAG GTCTTCATAGGCATTTCTATCATACTTGGAGATGGCCTATACAACTTGGTTAAGATATTTGTTGTCATTGCTAGGGAATTCTGCAGTATGCAATCAAAAAAACGTGATCTGCCTGTTCAAGCTCTGGAAGCGGAAG ATGACGGGAGTTGTGAACAATTAGCAGAAGAGAAACTACAAACAGAGGTATTCCTCAAAGATAGTATATCTCCTTGGTTTGCTGCTTCTGGTTACATTGTCCTGGCAGCAATATCCACCGCCACTGTGCCCACCATATTTCCCCAGCTCAAGTGGTACCTTGTCATCTTGTGCTACTTCCTTGCTCCTGCCATTGCGTTCTGCAACTCCTATGGAATGGGCCTCACCAACCTGAACCTTGCCCCCACCTACGGCAAGATTGGCCTCTTCGCATTCGCCTCGCTTGTCGGCAGTGATGGCGGTGGAGTCATCGCTGGCCTTGCAGCTTGTGGCATCATAATGTCCATTGCCTGCTCCACAGCAGATCTAATGCAGGACTTCAAGAGCGCGTACCTGACCCTCTCCTCGCCGCGGTCAATGTTCATTGCCCAGCTGATCGGCATTGCGCTCGGGTGTGTCATAGCTCCACTGACGCTGTGGCTTTTCTGGACAGCCTTCGACATCGGCGACCCTGACGGAGAGTACAAAGCGCCCTTTGCCATCATGTTCCGGGAAATGGCCATCCTCGGTATCGAGGGCTTCTCCGCTCTGCCATTGCACTGCCTTGACATCTGCTACGCTGCCTTCTTCCTCGCCTTGGCCATCAGTCTCCTCAAGGACGTGGCACCCGCAAATGTGTCCAGGttcatccccataccgattgctaTGGCTGCACCGTTCTATGTCGGCGCCTACTTTGGCGTGGACATGTTCATAGGCACAGTGATCTTGTACGTCTGGCAGAAGCTGAACCGGGAGGAGGCTGATGGTTACGCAGTGGCTGTGGCGTCCGGGCTGATCTGTGGAGATGGGATCTGGAGCATCCCTTCTGCTGTTCTGTCCATCCTGGGAGTTGTTCCACCCATCTGCATGTCCTTCAAGCCTTCCTCTGCTCCCAG GCATGCCGAATGGACCAGCAGAGGCCACCTGCCTTGTTCAGAAGCTCACAG CACAAGGCAGAAGGGTGCAGAGACGAGCAGCGGCAGAAGGTGGGCAGCCATGGAGATGCTGAGCATGCTGAAGGCAGGGTACACCATCCTGCGCAGCGAGACGCCGGCGACCGACCTCGTCAACACCTTCATGGACTGGGCGGCGCGAAGGTCCCTTGTGCTCCTGGCCATCTTCCTCCCGCCGTACTACATCTACAAGCTCACCACGTCGGCGTTCGCTGCTGCCGTGCCAGAGGATGTTGCAGGGAAGGTCGTGCTCATCACCGGCGCCTCCTCCGGCATCGGCGAG CACCTGGCGTATGAGTACGCCAAGCGGGGAGCCTACCTGGCGCTGGTGGCGAGGAGGGAGGCGAGCCTCCGCGAGGTCGGCGACGTCGCGCTGGGGCTCGGCTCGCCGGGCGTCCTCGTCCTGCCCGCTGACGTCTCCAAGCCTCAGGACTGCGAGAGCTTCATCGACGACACGATCCGCTACTATGGTAGAC TGGACCACCTGGTGAACAACGCGTCCGTCTGGAAAGTGTGCAAGTTCGAAGAGATCGAGGACGTTAGCCATTTCAGAGCCCTGATGGACATCAACTTTTGGGGCCATGTGTACCCGACTCGTCTCGCCATCCCTCACCTCAAGAGAAGCCATGGCCGGATCGTGGGCGTCACCTCCAACTCCTCCTACATATTCATCGGGAGGAACACCTTCTACAAT GCTAGCAAGGCGGCAGCGCTCAACTTCTACGACACGCTGAGGATGGAGCTGGGCGGCGACATCCGCATCACCGAGGTGGTGCCCGGCGTGGTGGAGTCGGAGATCACCAAGGGCAAGATGCTCACCAAGGAAGGCGAGATGAAGGTGGACCAAGACGAGAGAGAC GCGATCCTGGGGCCGACGCCGGCGGAGCCAGTGGGCGACTTCGCCAGGACGGTGGTGCGCGACGTGTGCCGCGGCGCCAGGTACGTGTTCGAGCCCAGGTGGTACATGGGGGTCTACCTGCTCCGGGCCTGCATCCCGGAGGTCCTGGCATGGAACTCCCGCCTGCTCACCGTCGACAGGGTCGGCGCGTCCACCACGGACACGCTGGGGAAGTGGCTGCTCGACCTGCCGGGCGTGCGCCGCGTCGCGCAGCCGCCGTCGCTCCGGTCGCCGGAGATCAAGGAACAATAA
- the LOC8070973 gene encoding probable metal-nicotianamine transporter YSL5 isoform X3, giving the protein MTPAETSPPAPYPRASHSVSAPLLLQDPTTQATPPWREQLTLRGIAVAAALGALLCVVIHRLNLTVGVIPALNVASGLLAFFLAAAWRAAAGRLGFGRGTPFTRQENTVIQTCAIACAGLAFSGCSASYIFAMDRKTYELVGPDYPGNRAEDVRDPSLGWMISFLFLIALVGPFSIVLLRKVMVIDYKLTFPGGTATALMINSLHGKTEGDLAGKKVHCLVKYMGISFVWSFFKWFFSGVGDSCGFDNFPTFGIEAFKNTFYFDFSPSYVGFGLICPHIVNCSVFLGSVISWGFLWPFISAQAGHWYPDNLGNSDFRGLYGYKVFIGISIILGDGLYNLVKIFVVIAREFCSMQSKKRDLPVQALEAEDDGSCEQLAEEKLQTEVFLKDSISPWFAASGYIVLAAISTATVPTIFPQLKWYLVILCYFLAPAIAFCNSYGMGLTNLNLAPTYGKIGLFAFASLVGSDGGGVIAGLAACGIIMSIACSTADLMQDFKSAYLTLSSPRSMFIAQLIGIALGCVIAPLTLWLFWTAFDIGDPDGEYKAPFAIMFREMAILGIEGFSALPLHCLDICYAAFFLALAISLLKDVAPANVSRFIPIPIAMAAPFYVGAYFGVDMFIGTVILYVWQKLNREEADGYAVAVASGLICGDGIWSIPSAVLSILGVVPPICMSFKPSSAPRTPLHVPYSL; this is encoded by the exons ATGACGCCCGCGGAGACCTCGCCGCCGGCGCCATATCCCCGTGCTTCTCACTCTGTCTCAGCCCCGCTCCTCCTACAAGACCCCACAACCCAGGCCACGCCGCCTTGGAGGGAGCAGCTCACCCTCCGTGGCATCgccgtggcggcggcgctgggcgCGCTGCTCTGCGTGGTAATCCACCGCCTCAACCTCACCGTCGGGGTCATACCGGCTCTGAACGTCGCCTCGGGCCTCCTCGCCTTCTTCCTCGCGGCGGCGTGGCGTGCTGCCGCCGGGAGGCTAGGGTTTGGCCGCGGGACGCCCTTCACGCGGCAGGAGAACACCGTCATCCAGACGTGCGCCATAGCATGCGCCGGCCTCGCGTTTAGCG GGTGTTCCGCCTCCTACATCTTTGCTATGGACAGGAAGACTTATGAGCTCGTGGGACCAGACTATCCCGGTAATCGAGCAGAAGATGTTAGAGATCCTTCACTTGGCTGGATGATCAGCTTTTTGTTCCTCATTGCTCTCGTTGGGCCATTTAGCATTGTCTTGCTTCGAAAG GTAATGGTGATTGATTACAAGCTTACATTCCCTGGTGGGACAGCTACAGCTTTGATGATCAACAGCTTGCATGGGAAAACGGAAGGTGATCTTGCAGG GAAAAAGGTGCACTGCCTTGTAAAATACATGGGCATTAGTTTTGTCTGGAGCTTCTTTAAGTGGTTCTTTAGTGGTGTTGGTGACTCTTGTGGTTTCGACAATTTCCCAACATTTGGGATTGAAGCTTTTAAAAACAC GTTTTATTTCGACTTCAGTCCTAGTTATGTTGGGTTTGGTCTTATTTGCCCTCATATCGTGAACTGCTCAGTTTTCCTTGGGTCAGTCATATCCTGGGGCTTTCTTTGGCCATTTATCAGTGCACAAGCTGGTCATTGGTACCCAGATAACCTTGGTAACAGTGATTTCAGAGGCCTGTATGGTTATAAG GTCTTCATAGGCATTTCTATCATACTTGGAGATGGCCTATACAACTTGGTTAAGATATTTGTTGTCATTGCTAGGGAATTCTGCAGTATGCAATCAAAAAAACGTGATCTGCCTGTTCAAGCTCTGGAAGCGGAAG ATGACGGGAGTTGTGAACAATTAGCAGAAGAGAAACTACAAACAGAGGTATTCCTCAAAGATAGTATATCTCCTTGGTTTGCTGCTTCTGGTTACATTGTCCTGGCAGCAATATCCACCGCCACTGTGCCCACCATATTTCCCCAGCTCAAGTGGTACCTTGTCATCTTGTGCTACTTCCTTGCTCCTGCCATTGCGTTCTGCAACTCCTATGGAATGGGCCTCACCAACCTGAACCTTGCCCCCACCTACGGCAAGATTGGCCTCTTCGCATTCGCCTCGCTTGTCGGCAGTGATGGCGGTGGAGTCATCGCTGGCCTTGCAGCTTGTGGCATCATAATGTCCATTGCCTGCTCCACAGCAGATCTAATGCAGGACTTCAAGAGCGCGTACCTGACCCTCTCCTCGCCGCGGTCAATGTTCATTGCCCAGCTGATCGGCATTGCGCTCGGGTGTGTCATAGCTCCACTGACGCTGTGGCTTTTCTGGACAGCCTTCGACATCGGCGACCCTGACGGAGAGTACAAAGCGCCCTTTGCCATCATGTTCCGGGAAATGGCCATCCTCGGTATCGAGGGCTTCTCCGCTCTGCCATTGCACTGCCTTGACATCTGCTACGCTGCCTTCTTCCTCGCCTTGGCCATCAGTCTCCTCAAGGACGTGGCACCCGCAAATGTGTCCAGGttcatccccataccgattgctaTGGCTGCACCGTTCTATGTCGGCGCCTACTTTGGCGTGGACATGTTCATAGGCACAGTGATCTTGTACGTCTGGCAGAAGCTGAACCGGGAGGAGGCTGATGGTTACGCAGTGGCTGTGGCGTCCGGGCTGATCTGTGGAGATGGGATCTGGAGCATCCCTTCTGCTGTTCTGTCCATCCTGGGAGTTGTTCCACCCATCTGCATGTCCTTCAAGCCTTCCTCTGCTCCCAG GACACCACTCCACGTGCCCTACAGCCTGTGA